One part of the Lotus japonicus ecotype B-129 chromosome 2, LjGifu_v1.2 genome encodes these proteins:
- the LOC130740355 gene encoding uncharacterized protein LOC130740355, protein MVNFSISNARYTYEHDQKYPSEYADIHHIVLRSSAKYFFVYALALLVLACACYLYVLKEQSISLVYFSLLFDIFLVKLLLPKPVKKESVIIIPAFGVQLETQYVSGKVTRCFVPIDKILKPVLVECVTPVTCYWTLSLIVRGESEVVLVFKNFRPPVKMLVHVWKALRVATDCKEETCAPAP, encoded by the exons ATGGTCAATTTCTCAATAAGTAATGCTAGATATACTTATGAGCATGATCAGAAATATCCTTCTGAATATGCTGATATACATCATATAGTTCTGAGGAGTAgtgcaaaatatttttttgtgtatGCCCTAGCACTTCTTGTATTAGCATGTGCCTGCTATCTATATGTTCTTAAG GAACAATCAATTAGTCTTGTGTATTTCAGCTTGCTTTTTGACATATTTCTCGTCAAGTTGTTACTTCCCAAGCCTGTTAAGAAAG AGTCTGTTATAATTATACCAGCTTTTGGGGTACAGCTTGAGACTCAGTATGTGAG TGGAAAGGTCACCCGGTGCTTTGTTCCCATTGACAAGATTCTGAAACCTGTTCTTGTAGAATGTGTGACTCCAGTGACTTGTTACTGGACTCTGTCCTTGATTGTTCGTGGGGAATCGGAAGTCGTGTTGGTTTTCAAG AACTTCCGACCACCGGTGAAAATGCTAGTCCATGTCTGGAAGGCCCTTCGTGTGGCCACTGATTGTAAAGAAGAAACTTGTGCACCTGCACCGTGA
- the LOC130737136 gene encoding uncharacterized protein LOC130737136: protein MFLSLVYFSLLFDIFLVKLLLPKPVKKESVIIIPAFGVQLETQYVSGKVTWCFVPIDKILKLVLVECVTPVTCYWTLSLIVRGESEVVLVFKNLRPPVKMLVHVWKALRVATDCKEETCAPAP, encoded by the exons ATGTTCTTAAG TCTTGTGTATTTCAGCTTGCTTTTTGACATATTTCTCGTCAAGTTGTTACTTCCCAAGCCTGTTAAGAAAG AGTCTGTTATAATTATACCAGCTTTTGGGGTACAGCTTGAGACTCAGTATGTGAG TGGAAAGGTCACCTGGTGCTTTGTTCCCATTGACAAGATTCTGAAACTTGTTCTTGTAGAATGTGTGACTCCAGTGACTTGTTACTGGACTCTGTCCTTGATTGTTCGTGGGGAATCGGAAGTCGTGTTGGTTTTCAAG AACTTACGACCACCGGTGAAAATGCTAGTCCATGTCTGGAAGGCCCTTCGTGTGGCAACTGATTGTAAAGAAGAAACTTGTGCACCTGCACCGTGA